The following are encoded together in the Populus trichocarpa isolate Nisqually-1 chromosome 5, P.trichocarpa_v4.1, whole genome shotgun sequence genome:
- the LOC18099170 gene encoding protein EARLY-RESPONSIVE TO DEHYDRATION 7, chloroplastic yields the protein MASQNPNQNSSLYPQIIQSKPDPLFTSSSPSSNLYPKIDPEDLVENLFPGHDHSQHEYPRAQSHTQAPPSAPPEVVEEVLIKIAGAIVNLIDKNYSVELASGDLYIVRLSQGNNVVAVLARVADEIQWPLAKDEAAVKLDDSHYFFSLRFPNENYSSDSSDEEDDKREKRVDGENILNYGLTIASKGQERLLLEFDQILGSYSCFSVQKVSENAKELLGGNAAKDTSPMDMKIGGEKKEIMEGKCAAYWTTLAPNVEDYSGTAGKLIAAGSGQLIKGILWCGDVTMDRLKWGNEVMKKRMDPKEKSEISPATLKRIKRAKRMTKMTEKVANGLLCGVLKVSGFFTSSLVNSKVGKKFFGLLPGEIVLASLDGFNKVCDALEVAGRNVMSTSSTVTTELVSHRYGEEAAKATNEGLGATGHAIGTAWAAFKIRKAFNPKSVLKPSSLAKSAAKAAAAEMKAKNSK from the exons ATGGCATCTCAAAACCCTAATCAAAATTCGTCCCTCTACCCACAAATTATCCAATCAAAACCCGACCCTTTGTTCACCTCCTCCTCTCCATCCTCAAATCTCTACCCCAAAATTGATCCAGAAGACCTCGTCGAAAACCTTTTTCCTGGACATGATCATTCACAACACGAGTATCCACGCGCGCAGTCACACACTCAAGCGCCACCCTCCGCCCCACCGGAGGTTGTTGAGGAAGTCTTGATAAAGATCGCAGGTGCTATTGTTAATCTAATTGATAAAAACTATAGTGTAGAACTCGCTTCCGGCGATCTCTACATCGTTAGGCTCAGTCAAGGAAATAATGTTGTGGCTGTTCTGGCCCGTGTTGCTGATGAGATCCAATGGCCATTGGCTAAGGATGAGGCTGCTGTTAAGCTTGatgattctcattattttttctccCTTAGGTTTCCTAATGAGAATTACTCGTCAGATTCGAGCGACGAGGAGGATGATAAGAGGGAGAAAAGGGTTGATGGGGAGAATATATTGAATTATGGATTGACGATTGCGTCGAAAGGGCAAGAGAGGTTgttgttggagtttgatcagATCTTGGGGAGTTATAGTTGTTTTTCGGTGCAGAAAGTATCGGAGAATGCTAAGGAATTGTTGGGTGGAAATGCGGCCAAGGATACTTCGCCGATGGATATGAAGATAGGAGGGGAGAAGAAGGAGATTATGGAGGGGAAATGTGCTGCGTATTGGACTACATTGGCTCCTAATGTGGAGGATTATAGTGGGACTGCTGGTAAGTTGATTGCTGCGGGGTCAGGGCAGCTGATTAAGGGGATTTTGTGGTGTGGTGATGTAACTATGGATAGGTTGAAGTGGGGGAATGAGGTTATGAAGAAGAGGATGGACCCGAAGGAGAAATCAGAGATTAGTCCTGCTACTTTGAAGAGGATCAAAAG GGCTAAGAGGATGACAAAAATGACCGAGAAAGTAGCAAATGGGCTTCTCTGCGGGGTGCTGAAAGTATCTGGATTTTTCACAAGTTCGCTTGTGAACTCAAAAGTTGGCAAGAAATTCTTTGGCCTTCTGCCAGGGGAAATTGTCCTTGCATCCCTTGATGGATTTA ACAAGGTGTGTGATGCTCTTGAAGTAGCTGGACGAAATGTGATGTCAACATCGTCTACTGTGACAACTGAACTTGTCTCCCACAG GTATGGTGAAGAAGCAGCCAAAGCTACAAATGAAGGGCTTGGTGCTACAGGGCATGCAATTGGGACTGCATGGGCTGCATTCAAAATCCGAAAGGCATTTAATCCAAAAAGTGTACTGAAGCCCAGTTCACTGGCCAAATCTGCTGCTAAAGCTGCCGCCGCCGAGATGAAGGCAAAAAATTCCAAGTGA
- the LOC18099168 gene encoding MLO-like protein 4 has product MDKELSLELTPTWAVVTVVVVMVSLGFFFQGSLKQLAKWLDRTKRKALLSALDKIKEELMVFGLLSLLMGHWIVFVAKICVKSSTLNSTFYPCVVKKNNLTPGQHVLSRVKYPNDSFVKELVHKQKNEYCPEGHESFVSHESLEQLHRLMFVLGVTHVSYSFIAIALAMIKIYSWRTWENQAKTMALQSVLGSPEAAFDETRQLSTFICHHTSHPWSQHRVLVWLLCFSRQFWSSINQADYMALRLGFISKHQLPLTYDFHNYMLRSMEEEFRDIVGISVPLWIYGICCIFLEFHGTDLYFWLSFLPAILILLIGTKLHRVVVKLAVEIMNLFPWLGNRQFNLRDELFWFGKPRLLLWLIQFISFQNAFEMSTFLWSLWEIKESSCFMDNETYIAIRLACGVVTQFWFSFITFPLYVIITQMGAKFKKTVVSENVRKSLHGWQRRVKAKQSSSTPNLLALPSTTSLGFSMTDSKLNTNFSSIGRSSSRVVDKSATLQHQEASTSQAVTYGISEDNETLEVSLGSGTPCYDTSSDEDDAGVHDLGH; this is encoded by the exons ATGGATAAAGAGTTATCTTTGGAGTTGACCCCTACATGGGCTGTGGTCACTGTGGTGGTGGTTATGGTTTCTCTTGGTTTCTTCTTTCAAGGCTCCTTGAAACAGCTTGCAAAG TGGCTGGATAGGACCAAGAGAAAAGCACTACTTTCAGCACTAGACAAGATCAAAGAAG AGCTAATGGTTTTTGGGCTTCTATCGTTGTTGATGGGTCATTGGATTGTTTTTGTGGCCAAGATTTGTGTTAAATCATCAACTTTGAACAGCACATTTTATCCATGCGTGGTGAAGAAGAATAATTTAACACCAGGACAGCATGTTCTTTCAAGAGTAAAGTACCCAAACGATTCATTTGTTAAAGAGCTGGTGCACAAACAAAAGAATGAATATTGTCCCGAG GGTCATGAATCCTTCGTTTCACATGAAAGTCTCGAACAGCTTCATCGTTTGATGTTTGTCCTGGGAGTTACCCATGTTTCTTACAGCTTTATTGCCATAGCCTTGGCCATGATCAAG ATTTATAGCTGGAGAACATGGGAAAACCAGGCTAAGACTATGGCTCTTCAAAGTGTACTAG GATCACCTGAAGCTGCATTTGACGAAACAAGGCAACTATCTACCTTCATTTGTCACCACACATCCCATCCATGGAGCCAGCACCGAGTTCTTGTTTGGCTG CTTTGTTTCAGCCGCCAGTTCTGGAGTTCCATAAACCAAGCTGACTATATGGCTTTGCGCTTGGGTTTCATCAGC AAACATCAACTTCCTCTGACATATGATTTCCATAATTATATGCTTCGAAGCATGGAGGAGGAATTCCGTGATATTGTTGGCATCAG TGTGCCTCTGTGGATTTATGGCATATGTTGCATTTTCCTCGAGTTTCACG GAACTGATCTTTACTTTTGGCTTTCCTTTCTTCCAGCCATT TTAATCCTGCTAATTGGTACAAAACTGCACCGGGTGGTGGTGAAATTGGCTGttgaaattatgaatttatttccATGGCTGGGAAATCGTCAGTTCAACCTGAGGGATGAGCTCTTCTGGTTTGGAAAGCCTAGACTTCTTCTGTGGTTGATACAATTCATATCATTTCAG AACGCTTTTGAGATGTCAACATTCCTATGGTCCCTG TGGGAAATCAAAGAGTCTTCTTGTTTTATGGACAATGAGACGTACATTGCTATCCGCTTGGCTTGCGG GGTGGTCACACAATTCTGGTTTAGCTTTATCACGTTCCCACTCTATGTAATCATCACACAG aTGGGCGCAAAGTTCAAGAAAACGGTAGTATCCGAAAATGTGAGGAAATCACTGCATGGGTGGCAAAGGAGAGTGAAGGCCAAGCAAAGTTCATCTACTCCAAACCTTCTGGCTCTTCCATCAACTACATCTTTGGGGTTTTCGATGACAGATAGCAAACTCAATACCAACTTTAGCAGCATAGGCAGGAGCTCCTCGAGAGTCGTGGATAAATCAGCAACCTTGCAACATCAAGAGGCCTCTACTTCACAAGCAGTTACTTATGGAATATCAGAAGATAATGAAACGCTTGAGGTTTCACTTGGTTCTGGTACTCCTTGCTATGACACTTCTAGTGATGAAGACGATGCTGGTGTTCATGATCTTGGTCATTAA
- the LOC18099164 gene encoding cell cycle checkpoint protein RAD17, giving the protein MRKIRDTNLMILSSDDEDDCDYKPNSHRSYTKKPKSRSFITRTNPRQPKKPRVSGSRSRFSRDSPNLFEVGFPEEDFEELFSGSKVSAGSGRSNVKELWVDKHKPQSLEELAVHKKKVEEVKSWFEERLKTTKNLQGNLINNVVVINGKAGVGKSTTIQVIASHFGARLCEWNTPTPTIWQEHVHNTNTGIQYTSKLDEFVNFIEKIRKYGLIPSSSSEDVKPSIILLIDDLPMTNGRVAFERLQSCLLHLVRSTQLPTAILVSDYDEADSADHTARRLEQLQLSLENAGACKVSFNPITNNSIKKTLSRICRQEQCSVTDEQLDLIAKGSGGDIRHAITSLQLFCVKPDLVLNGSYSTPSYLYGKEDDIDALVSGISLLFGRDETLSLFHALGKFLHNKRETEVANAITPGDAFLVQENFSRLPLKMDAPEKVLCQAHGQARPVTDFLHENVLDFISDEAMDDAWHVSSYFSDSDLLLSSFRGMLARYNEAENVLQSAAASVAVRGVLFGNSHPSPPRWHAIRKPKLWQVEKSMLHNQKEIVRQRFIAYNGSSSCNVSDVATEYMPLLKWLEHRASGFEDNQALVYCKKTDGESCDRMSLDDKESDISDDEIEEW; this is encoded by the exons ATGAGGAAGATAAGAGACACTAATCTGATGATTCTATCATCAGATGATGAAGACGATTGTGATTACAAACCGAACTCACATCGAAGCTATACAAAGAAGCCAAAATCTAGATCGTTTATTACTCGTACAAACCCTAGACAGCCAAAGAAGCCTCGTGTTTCGGGTTCTCGGTCTCGATTTAGCAGAGACTCCCCTAATTTATTTGAG GTTGGGTTTCCTGAAGAAGATTTTGAAGAATTGTTTTCTGGGTCCAAGGTATCTGCTG GTTCTGGAAGAAGCAACGTAAAGGAATTGTGGGTTGATAAGCATAAACCTCAGTCCTTGGAAGAACTTGCTGTTCACAAGAAGAAG GTTGAAGAAGTTAAATCGTGGTTTGAAGAAAGGTTAAAAACTACAAag aaTTTGCAGGGCAATTTGATAAATAATGTTGTTGTCATCAATGGAAAAGCTGGTGTTGGAAAATCT ACAACTATCCAAGTGATTGCATCCCATTTTGGAGCTAGATTATGCGAATGGAACACACCTACTCCCACAATTTGGCAGGAACATGTGCACAATACCAATACAG GAATACAGTATACATCCAAGTTGGATGAATTTGTAAATTTCATTGAGAAAATCAGGAAGTATGGATTAATCCCATCATCCTCTTCTGAGGACGTGAAACCATCAATTATACTCTTAATTGATGACCTTCCTATGACGAATGGAAGAGTTGCTTTTGAAAGACTCCAAAGCTGCTTGCTTCATCTTGTGAGATCAACTCAGTTACCGACAGCTATACTGGTATCAGATTATGATGAAGCAGATTCAGCAGATCATACAGCACGACGTTTGGAACAACTTCAGTTGTCTCTTGAGAATGCTGGGGCTTGTAAG GTTTCTTTTAACCCTATTACAAATAACTCCATCAAGAAGACGCTCAGTAGAATATGCAGACAGGAGCAGTGTAGTGTAACTGATGAACAACTTGATCTGATAGCAAAAGGCAGTGGAGGTGATATAAGACATGCAATTACCTCTTTGCAGCTCTTTTGTGTGAAACCAGATCTAGTGCTCAATGGTTCCTATTCTACTCCAAGTTACTTGTATGGAAAAGAAGATGATATTGATGCTTTAGTTAGTGgaatttcattgttatttgGCAGAGATGAGACCCTCTCTCTATTTCATGCACTGGGAAAGTTTCTGCACAACAAAAGAGAAACTGAAGTTGCCAATGCTATTACACCCG GAGATGCATTCCTTGTGCAGGAGAATTTCTCCAGGTTACCATTGAAAATGGATGCTCCAGAAAAGGTTCTTTGTCAAGCACATGGGCAAGCCAGGCCAGTCACTGATTTCTTGCATGAAAACG TGCTGGATTTTATAAGTGATGAAGCAATGGATGATGCCTGGCATGTTTCTTCATACTTTAGTGATTCCGACTTGCTTCTCTCTTCATTCCGAGGAATGTTGGCTAGATATAATGAGGCAGAAAATGTTCTCCAATCAGCTGCTGCTTCAGTTGCTGTTCGTGGGGTGCTATTTGGAAATTCTCATCCTTCACCTCCCAG ATGGCATGCTATCCGGAAGCCAAAGCTCTGGCAGGTTGAAAAATCAATGCTGCACAATCAG AAAGAGATAGTAAGACAGAGATTTATTGCTTATAATGGATCCAGCTCTTGTAATGTGTCAGATGTAGCTACTGAGTACATGCCTTTGTTGAAATGGCTTGAACATAGAGCATCTGGTTTTGAAGATAATCAGGCACTTGTGTACTGCAAGAAGACAGACGGCGAGAGTTGTGATAGGATGAGTTTAGATGACAAAGAAAGTGATATATCTGATGATGAAATAGAAGAGTGGTAA
- the LOC18099165 gene encoding receptor homology region, transmembrane domain- and RING domain-containing protein 1 has product MREGLFLILSLFYAIMIIEGSSATVLIKPSSISFPDLPAKSALSLNGSSVCGSLHVANPLDACSPLRNRFEFNESGRFALIVRGECAFEDKIKNAQSAGFRAAIVFDDKDNRNLIYMMVNPEGIKVHAVFVSKYAGEILKDRARGKEGECCIYSSRTDAAWTVLAISLISVVVILGLLILVFVTPRHWLHWQRTNNRCKSVDSKMVEALPCFTFRNASLSQCHVGETCAICLEDYKDGEVLKVLPCHHEFHSTCVDSWLTKWGTFCPVCKLDMKDKSAYFGIKR; this is encoded by the exons atgagagagggTTTGTTTCTTATACTATCACTCTTTTACGCTATAATGATAATTGAAGGAAGTTCAGCGACTGTCCTTATAAAACCATCCTCCATTTCCTTCCCAGACCTTCCTGCTAAATCCG CTCTCAGCCTCAATGGCTCTAGTGTGTGTGGGTCGTTACACGTGGCAAACCCTCTGGACGCTTGTTCTCCGCTACGCAATCGTTTCGAGTTCAATGAAAGTGGGAGGTTTGCTTTGATAGTGAGAGGTGAATGTGCTTTCGAAGATAAGATTAAGAATGCCCAAAGTGCTGGTTTTCGTGCTGCCATTGTTTTTGATGATAAAGATAACAGGAATTTGATTTACA TGATGGTGAATCCTGAGGGAATTAAGGTCCATGCGGTTTTTGTTTCAAAGTATGCTGGGGAAATATTGAAGGATCGTGCACGagggaaagaaggggaatgtTGCATTTATTCATCTCGTACTGATGCGGCATGGACTGTGTTGGCAATATCATTGATTtctgttgttgttattttaggTCTCCTTATCCTTGTTTTTGTTACTCCCAGACACTGGTTGCATTGGCAGCGAACAAATAATCGCTGTAAAAGTGTGGATAGTAAGATGGTAGAAGCCCTTCCGTGCTTCACATTCCGGAATGCTAGTTTAAGTCAGTGTCATGTTGGTGAAACTTGTGCGATTTGCCTTGAGGATTATAAAGATGGGGAAGTTCTTAAAGTTCTCCCTTGTCACCATG AATTTCATTCAACCTGTGTTGACTCGTGGCTGACTAAGTGGGGGACCTTCTGTCCTGTGTGCAAGCTTGATATGAAAGATAAATCTGCATATTTTGGG ATCAAAAGGTGA
- the LOC18099163 gene encoding 3-dehydroquinate synthase, chloroplastic — translation MTSTANTISLSLPTTHNPSSLSKPKSLPDFYLRFRNQNPKLTRVGISVTNPNNRIRTLSTIRASTASVMEASSKEKALPTIVEVDLGNRSYPIYIGSGLLDQPELLQRHVHGKRVLVVTNSTVAPLYLDKVVDALTRGNPNVSVDIVILPDGEKYKNMETLMKVFDKAIESRLDRRCTFVALGGGVIGDMCGFAAASFLRGVNFIQIPTTVMAQVDSSVGGKTGINHPLGKNLIGAFYQPQCVLIDTDTLNTLPDRELASGLAEVIKYGLIRDAVFFEWQEKNIAALMARDPSAMAYAIKRSCENKAEVVSLDEKESGLRATLNLGHTFGHAIETGFGYGVWLHGEAVAAGMVMAVDMSYRLGWIDDMLVKRVLNILQQAKLPTAPPDTITVEMFKSVMAVDKKVADGLLRLILLKGSLGNCVFTGDYDRKALDDTLRAFCKS, via the exons ATGACTTCCACGGCCAACAccatctccctctctctccccacCACCCACAACCCCTCGTCTCTCTCAAAACCCAAGTCCCTCCCCGATTTCTACCTCCGGTTCCGTaaccaaaacccaaaattaacccGGGTCGGAATCTCTGTAACAAACCCGAACAACCGAATTAGAACTTTATCAACAATCCGTGCAAGTACAGCTTCAGTGATGGAAGCGAGTTCGAAAGAGAAAGCTTTGCCTACAATAGTGGAAGTTGATTTGGGCAACCGAAGTTACCCGATTTATATTGGATCGGGGCTATTGGATCAACCCGAGTTGCTTCAAAGACATGTCCATGGGAAGAGAGTTCTTGTTGTTACTAACAGTACTGTGGCTCCTTTGTATCTTGATAAAGTTGTTGATGCTCTAACAAGAGGGAATCCTAATGTTTCTGTTGACATTGTGATTCTACCTGATGGTGAAAAGTACAAGAATATG GAAACACTTATGAAAGTGTTTGATAAAGCAATTGAGTCAAGGTTGGACAGGAGGTGTACGTTTGTTGCGCTTGGAGGTGGTGTGATTGGTGATATGTGTGGATTTGCAGCGGCATCTTTTCTTCGAGGTGTTAACTTTATTCAGATTCCTACAACTGTTATGGCACAG GTGGACTCTTCTGTTGGAGGCAAAACTGGGATTAACCACCCACTCGGGAAGAATTTGATCGGTGCATTTTATCAACCTCAATGTGTGTTGATAGATACTGACACACTTAATACCTTGCCGGATAGGGAATTGGCATCAGGGCTTGCAGAGGTTATTAAATATGGGCTTATTAGAGATGCAGTGTTTTTTGAGTGGCAGGAGAAGAATATTGCGGCTTTGATGGCAAG GGATCCAAGTGCCATGGCCTATGCCATCAAGCGTTCATGTGAAAATAAGGCTGAGGTTGTATCCTTGGATGAGAAGGAAAGTGGACTGAGGGCAACTTTGAACCTGGGTCACACATTTGGCCAT GCAATAGAAACAGGATTTGGATATGGTGTGTGGCTCCATGGAGAAGCTGTTGCAGCTGGCATG GTCATGGCTGTTGACATGTCATACCGCCTTGGTTGGATTGATGATATGCTTGTGAAGCGTGTCCTCAACATTCTACAACAGGCGAAGCTACCCACTGCTCCACCAGATACCATCACCGTGGAAATGTTCAAGTCTGTGATGGCG GTCGATAAGAAGGTAGCAGATGGGTTGCTAAGGCTTATCCTTTTGAAAGGCTCCCTGGGTAATTGTGTGTTCACCGGTGATTATGATAGGAAGGCCCTCGATGATACACTTCGTGCATTTTGCAAATCATGA
- the LOC18099166 gene encoding thiosulfate sulfurtransferase 18 → MGLFLRGLFLLSLIYFSTGAEVVTVDVKATKGLLESGYTYLDVRTVEEYNKGHVDGEKIFNIPYLFNTPEGRVKNPNFLKEVSGVCKEEDKLLVGCQSGVRSLYATADLLSAGFKDVSNVGGGYLAWTENVFPVKIEKKERDEL, encoded by the exons ATGGGTTTGTTCCTTCGTGGgctgtttcttctttctttgatctATTTTAGCACAGGAGCTGAAGTTGTCACCGTTGATGTCAAGGCAACAAAGGGTTTGCTTGAGTCAGGCTATACTTATCTAGATGTTAG GACAGTGGAAGAGTACAATAAAGGACACGTGGATGGAGAGAAGATATTCAATATTCCTTACTTGTTCAATACACCAGAGG GGAGGGTTAAAAATCCCAACTTTCTGAAGGAGGTCTCAGGTGTGTGCAAGGAGGAAGATAAACTTCTTGTG GGCTGTCAAAGTGGAGTCAGATCCCTGTATGCAACTGCTGATCTTCTTAGTGCT GGTTTCAAAGATGTAAGCAACGTGGGAGGAGGCTATCTTGCTTGGACGGAGAATGTTTTTCCGGTGAAGatagagaagaaagagagagatgaacTCTGA